In Pseudomonas rhizosphaerae, one DNA window encodes the following:
- a CDS encoding N5-glutamine methyltransferase family protein, translated as MSTELEQERACALAALLKAGVWDAEGDLQALVEHNFPSTEVLSDRAVKTFRQDVSERCLRIPLGHILGYADFAGIRFVVGSGVFVPRRQSMAIVQWVEKKLNLDRTSKVYDLCAGVGAIGLSISSRLGVGVVCVDKDPTALTYLQRNFYRLGASKYGAIYKSADIMNLADFQAAAGTADVVVSNPPYVPEGTTLEPEWSENHPPSSIFAPDEGKGLIEASARVASLLLKPGGTFLLEHSEVQSFQVSMILDGAGFNTVRTLLTEEFSDAQGRL; from the coding sequence ATGAGTACAGAGCTAGAACAGGAGCGTGCATGCGCGCTGGCAGCATTGCTCAAAGCGGGTGTCTGGGATGCTGAGGGTGATCTACAAGCTCTGGTTGAACACAATTTTCCAAGTACTGAGGTGCTAAGCGACCGAGCAGTCAAAACATTTCGGCAAGACGTTTCCGAACGCTGCTTGCGGATTCCGCTAGGGCATATTCTCGGTTACGCCGACTTCGCAGGTATCCGCTTCGTAGTGGGTAGTGGGGTATTTGTTCCCCGGCGGCAGAGCATGGCTATTGTGCAGTGGGTGGAAAAAAAGCTAAACCTGGATAGGACATCAAAAGTTTACGACCTGTGTGCCGGGGTAGGGGCGATTGGCTTATCTATAAGTTCTCGGTTAGGAGTTGGCGTGGTGTGTGTCGATAAAGATCCCACTGCGCTAACCTATCTACAACGCAATTTTTACCGACTTGGCGCCTCAAAATATGGTGCCATATATAAGTCAGCAGATATTATGAATCTTGCGGACTTTCAAGCCGCCGCCGGTACTGCCGATGTAGTAGTTTCCAATCCGCCATATGTTCCTGAAGGCACGACATTGGAGCCTGAGTGGAGTGAGAACCATCCCCCTAGTTCTATCTTCGCACCTGATGAGGGCAAAGGTCTGATTGAAGCGTCGGCACGTGTAGCCAGCCTGCTACTCAAACCCGGTGGTACGTTTCTACTTGAGCATAGTGAAGTGCAATCTTTTCAAGTAAGTATGATTCTAGATGGTGCTGGATTCAACACGGTGCGCACCTTATTGACCGAAGAGTTTAGCGACGCACAGGGTCGTCTGTAA
- a CDS encoding chorismate mutase, whose amino-acid sequence MSTDSDTDLLSASLVLSPYREQIDQLNHILVDLLAKRMEICRGVARVKCANNIAMMQPQRVTSTLDQMKLLAPSRQLRPEYLAEIFNIIIEETCEEERRLMDAISNSKKEG is encoded by the coding sequence ATGTCCACAGATAGCGATACAGATCTATTAAGCGCCAGTCTGGTACTTTCACCTTACCGCGAGCAGATTGACCAGCTAAACCATATACTTGTGGATCTTTTGGCGAAGAGGATGGAAATCTGTCGGGGGGTCGCGAGGGTCAAGTGTGCTAATAATATCGCCATGATGCAGCCGCAGCGCGTGACATCAACTTTGGATCAGATGAAATTGCTAGCTCCTTCGCGGCAACTTAGGCCTGAGTATCTAGCGGAAATCTTTAACATCATTATTGAGGAGACTTGTGAAGAGGAACGGCGCTTAATGGACGCGATTTCGAATTCAAAAAAGGAGGGTTGA
- a CDS encoding NAD(P)/FAD-dependent oxidoreductase: MIYDVVVVGSGAIGGSIAFELASRGLKVCRVGETVRTNAASKAAGAMNGCFGEVTAGLMASEHGRLKLQMDIQAKGMWDAWSERLTNASGDTRPLFAAHGTHVILNSAGMADIDSVNYAAIMQALDDHGEPSTVVNPSELDWIKANDLVRPLQALLIANEHALNSHVLLEKLDKALLSSSGDVVEANARTLVTEQRAISGVELESGEVISGKQVVVAAGVHSLGLFDSLHDVKDLIPPLFAGYGVSILVKVKPGHTVPSTVIRTPNRAFACGLHCVPRSPELLYLGATNILAEEPRSHALVSDVQFLLDCAVDQLNLDLHDAEIMSIQVGNRPIPADGFPLIGPCGYKGLWMATGTYRDGLHQSPLLANWMADQILGIANDIDLSRFTPMRKPLQGISRSMTVVETVKQMFATGYEYRWNIKPYWLPLLDKGMTNNYEDLINSLHPEFTPPPELIAFAYLYPSMYDRLARYYGAWS; encoded by the coding sequence ATGATTTACGATGTAGTAGTTGTTGGAAGTGGAGCTATTGGCGGCTCGATTGCATTTGAGTTGGCTAGCCGAGGCTTGAAAGTATGCAGAGTCGGAGAAACTGTTCGTACTAATGCTGCTTCAAAAGCTGCCGGCGCTATGAACGGATGCTTTGGTGAGGTCACTGCAGGCCTGATGGCCAGTGAGCATGGCCGCCTTAAGTTACAGATGGATATTCAGGCGAAAGGGATGTGGGATGCGTGGTCGGAACGCCTTACTAATGCTTCAGGGGACACGAGGCCACTCTTCGCTGCGCATGGAACGCATGTGATCCTTAATTCCGCCGGTATGGCCGACATTGACAGCGTCAACTATGCTGCGATTATGCAGGCATTGGATGACCATGGTGAGCCCTCGACAGTGGTGAATCCATCTGAGCTTGACTGGATTAAAGCCAATGACTTGGTACGGCCACTACAGGCGCTTCTAATCGCTAACGAACATGCCCTGAATTCTCACGTGCTGCTTGAAAAACTTGATAAGGCGTTGCTTTCGTCGAGCGGAGATGTTGTCGAAGCGAATGCCCGTACGTTAGTAACAGAGCAGCGTGCTATCTCTGGAGTAGAGCTTGAGAGTGGGGAAGTAATATCCGGCAAGCAGGTCGTAGTAGCCGCTGGAGTTCATTCTCTTGGACTGTTTGATAGCTTGCATGATGTCAAAGACCTTATTCCACCTTTGTTCGCCGGCTATGGCGTATCGATATTAGTCAAAGTCAAACCAGGGCACACCGTGCCCTCCACGGTCATTCGCACTCCTAATAGGGCTTTCGCCTGCGGCCTGCATTGTGTGCCGCGCTCACCTGAACTGCTCTATCTAGGAGCAACCAACATTTTGGCTGAAGAGCCCCGTTCTCATGCATTAGTTTCCGACGTACAGTTTCTCCTTGACTGCGCGGTCGATCAGTTAAACCTAGACCTGCACGATGCGGAAATTATGAGTATTCAGGTCGGTAATAGGCCTATACCGGCTGATGGGTTCCCACTGATTGGCCCATGCGGCTATAAGGGGCTGTGGATGGCTACAGGCACTTACCGGGATGGTCTGCACCAGTCTCCGCTGTTAGCTAACTGGATGGCTGATCAGATACTAGGTATTGCTAATGATATAGATCTATCCCGCTTCACCCCTATGCGTAAGCCGTTACAAGGTATTTCACGAAGCATGACTGTTGTGGAAACAGTTAAGCAGATGTTTGCTACAGGTTATGAGTATCGTTGGAATATCAAGCCGTACTGGCTGCCGCTGTTAGATAAGGGCATGACCAATAACTACGAAGATTTAATCAATTCTTTGCATCCAGAATTCACTCCCCCGCCTGAACTTATCGCGTTCGCTTATCTGTATCCCTCGATGTATGACCGTCTCGCCCGCTATTACGGAGCATGGTCATGA
- a CDS encoding aminotransferase class I/II-fold pyridoxal phosphate-dependent enzyme — MKKITGDSKSNTNVRRDTWMNIRERRTSDVTTTASGTGVTAFEVVSRKGKVLMLADGTSCTEFISCSYLGLESHPALVGAAQSALERIGVHLSASRSAMSPSYLRELEQLLSDIYGGCSITVFTSTSNVHLGVLPLLGSGRMEGYPTKRAVKWLVDRTAHASMQILRGVMSQFGDVDRVDTRDLTGLKTALATCVRDHITPVLLIDGVGSMSGLLPVNELSDLLATAGGYLYVDDAHGISITGRHGAGYAFEALGYCLRPNTLIAGSLSKAFGGAGGFIVLNADYNSAQLRALANPLVFGHTVSVPLLAANVASARLHLSSDIVELQNALWANVRRFDGQMEQKLMNASLPAPIRGALFHTEKQGVTAASNLRDAGLVVFPVFYPIVETGKAMLRFAFSSLHTPSQIDALAHQITSQLYHAEL; from the coding sequence ATGAAAAAAATTACAGGAGATTCAAAGAGTAATACTAATGTTCGTAGAGATACCTGGATGAACATTCGAGAGCGACGTACAAGTGACGTAACGACCACGGCTTCTGGAACAGGCGTTACAGCCTTTGAAGTAGTTTCCCGCAAGGGAAAAGTACTCATGTTGGCAGATGGGACCAGCTGTACCGAATTCATATCATGTTCGTATCTTGGATTGGAAAGCCACCCGGCATTAGTCGGAGCAGCTCAATCGGCTTTAGAGCGCATAGGAGTTCATCTATCTGCCAGTCGGAGCGCGATGAGCCCTTCATATCTGCGAGAGCTTGAGCAATTGCTAAGTGATATCTATGGAGGCTGCAGCATTACTGTCTTCACCTCAACAAGTAATGTGCATCTTGGTGTCCTGCCTCTCTTGGGTAGTGGAAGGATGGAAGGCTATCCCACAAAGCGCGCCGTTAAGTGGCTAGTTGATCGCACAGCTCATGCGTCGATGCAGATCCTCCGCGGGGTAATGTCTCAGTTCGGAGACGTCGATCGTGTGGATACTCGAGATCTAACAGGGTTGAAGACAGCGTTGGCAACGTGTGTCAGAGATCACATTACGCCTGTCCTGCTTATTGATGGAGTGGGCTCCATGTCAGGGTTGCTCCCGGTGAATGAGCTCAGCGATCTTCTGGCAACCGCTGGGGGTTACCTTTATGTCGATGACGCACATGGCATCTCCATCACGGGGCGTCATGGTGCAGGTTATGCGTTCGAAGCACTCGGGTACTGCCTACGTCCAAATACGCTGATTGCTGGCTCGCTGAGCAAGGCATTTGGCGGCGCAGGTGGTTTCATAGTTCTAAACGCAGATTATAACTCGGCGCAGCTACGCGCTCTAGCTAATCCGCTAGTATTCGGACACACCGTCTCGGTACCACTTTTGGCTGCCAATGTCGCTTCAGCTCGGCTCCACCTCTCCTCGGATATAGTTGAGTTACAGAATGCGTTGTGGGCAAACGTTCGTCGTTTCGATGGACAAATGGAACAAAAATTAATGAACGCTTCTCTACCTGCGCCTATTCGTGGTGCGTTGTTCCACACTGAAAAACAGGGCGTTACCGCAGCTAGCAACTTGCGGGATGCTGGTCTTGTGGTATTTCCGGTCTTCTATCCAATTGTTGAAACCGGTAAGGCAATGCTGAGGTTCGCTTTTTCGTCGCTTCACACCCCAAGTCAGATAGATGCTTTGGCCCATCAAATCACTAGTCAACTTTACCACGCTGAGCTTTGA